A stretch of DNA from Hoeflea ulvae:
CGGTGCCCATGGTGTTGCAATAGCCCACCGACGGCGCCGAGGAGGTCACCAGTTCGGCAAACTGCTCGTCATCGATCTTGCCTTCGGCATGGAGTTCGCGCGCCTTCCAGACGATGGTGCCCGATCCGGTGCGCTCGCCGCGGAAATAGCCGTTGAGCATCGGGCCGACCGAAAAGGCGATGGCCGGAATGTTGACCGTCGCCGCAGCCATCAGCAAAGCAGGGGTGGTCTTGTCGCAACCGATGGTCAGCACCACGCCGTCGAGCGGATAGCCGTAGAGCGATTCCACCAGCCCCAGATAGGCCAGGTTGCGATCAAGCATCGCGGTGGGGCGTTTGCCGGTTTCCTGGATCGGGTGCACCGGCACTTCCAGCGGCAGGCCGCCATTGGCAATGATGCCGTCGCGGATGCGCTTGGCAAGTTCGATGTGATGGCGGTTGCATGGCGACAGGTCAGATCCGGTCTGGGCAATGGCGATGATCGGCTTGCCCGACTGCAGCTCTTCGCGCGTCAATCCGTAATTGACATAGCGCTCGACATAGAGCGCCGTCATTTCACGGTTTTCCGGATTGTTAAACCAGAGCTGGGAACGCAGCGTAGCGGGTTTGCCTTTGTCGGACATCTCGGTCTCCAATACCGTTAGATTTGCACATGTCTTTGCCAGAGCCCCTGCAATCGCGCCAGAGGCGATGGTTCGCAGTGCGCGGGAATAATGTTGAGTAATCAACCCAGCATCTTGATATTAGATGAATGGGCAAAAGGCTCGGGTGAGATTTTTCGCCTGCTGCGCCTCCCGCCATCCCGGCGGCAGCCCGGGTCATGAGTGCACCTTGCTGCCGCGGCCATAGACCAGCAGCATGCCGATGATCACCGATCCGTAGATCACCTGGCGTCCGGCCTCCGGCATCTGCATGATCGACAGCACCGAGTTCAGAAGCACGATCAGGATGACGCCGACCAGGGTGCCGATATAGCGGCCCTGACCGCCGAGAATGCGGGTGCCGCCGATCACCACGGCGGCAATGGCCGGCAGCAGGAAGGCATTGCCCATGCCCTGAAACGCCCGGGCCGAATAGCCGGCCAGCATCACGCCGGCCATGGCAGCACAAACACCCGAAACCACGAAAGAGCCGAGGATCACCCTCCGGGTGCGTATGCCGGACAGATAGGAGGCCATTTCGCGGTTTCCGGTCACATAGATCTGCCGTCCGAAGGCCGTCCGCTTCAGCATCACGGCAATGACGATGGAGATGGCCATCCAGACAAAGATCGCGGAGGGAATGCCCAGCACCTTGCTCGACGCCAGCGTACGCATCAAGGGCGTGGCGGAATCCTGCGGCGCAAAGCCGCCGGTATGGGCCACCATCAACCCGCGCAGCACCGAATCCACTCCCAGCGTGAAGATCATCGACGGCACCCGCAAATAGGCCACGCCAAATCCATTGACCAGGCCGACGCCAACGCCAATGGCGATGCCGACCGGAATGGCCAGATCGCCACCGACGGTCGTGGCCATCATGGCTGCGGCTGTCATGGTCCAGGCGACGCTGAGATCGATATGGCCCAAAAGAATGACCACCATCATGCCGGCCGCGACAATTCCCAGGAACGAGCCGGTCTGCAATTGCTGCAACAGGTAGCCTGGCGACAACAGCGGCGCCGAACCCTGCGTGGTCAGCGTATAGGCGGTGCCGACACTCAAAATGGCGAGAATGAAGGCCGAAGCGATGAGGATGGGCTTGTCTTCAGGTTTCAGGCTTGGAATTGCAAGCTTCATGACGTTCCCTCCTATCTGAACAGGTTGAGTTGGTTCTTGACCCGCAGGGTCCGGAATGCGCCCAGGCTGACCGCCAGCAACAGCACCAGCCCCTCGACAAGCGGCTGCAGCAGCGGATCAATCGAGACAATGCGGAAATAAAACGAGATCACCCGCAGGATCAGGGCGCCTACCATCGAACCGATGGCCCCGCCCATGCCTCCGAGCAGCGAGGTGCCACCGACCACGACAGCCGCGATGGAATTGAGCGTATAGGCGCCGGCCTGGGTGATGTCGGCATTGCCCGACGAGGTCTGGATGCACAGATACAATCCGGCGCATCCGGCAAAAAACCGGCGAGCGTGAAGGCGGCGATCTTGGCGCGATCGAGATTGAGGCCGGACATATAGGCAGCACCTTCCGCCGAGCCGATGGCATAGATCGTCCGTCCGGTGACGGTGCGCTTGAACGGCAGCCAGACGCCGAAGGCAATCACGATGACGATCAGCAACGGCACCGGGAACCACGAGATAGGAGCGAACCACGCGGCATCGGCATCAAACCAGCCATAGGTGGCGACCAGTTCGTAAAGATCATTGGTCAGCGCCCAGCCGATGTCATCATCGACATTGCCGCCCGGCGCCGGCCGGATGAACAGCGCCAGCCCGACAGCGATGGCACCGGTGGCCAAAGTGGCGATAATCGGCTGCAGGCGGCCATAGACCACGATCAGCCCGTTCATGAAGCCAAAGGCGGTCCCGGTGGCAAGCGTGATGATCATGCCGAAGATGATCTGCAGCGGCGAGCCGTTGAGCACCACCGAAGCTACGCAATTGGTCAGCGTCATGATCGCGCCGACCGACAGGTCGAGCCCGCCCAGCAGCACCGGCACAGTCTGCGCCATCGCCAGAAACACGATGGCCACCGATTCATTGGAGTTCTGGATCAGCACGGCGGCGGAAAATCCGCGCGGATGCAGGCTGTTATAGACCAGATACAGCACCAGCAGCATGACGATGGCGCCATAAAAGCCGGGGTTCTGGCGGATGGTCGACGCCAGCGATGAACGGTTGTTATGCATGGGGCATTCCTGGCGTGGTCCGGGGCACAGCGTTTCCCATGTTCAGGGAGGCGGCGACGATGGCTTCTTCCGAAATCGCGTCGCCGCTCAGATTGGCGACGATCTCGCCGTCATACATCACCATCACCCGGTCGCAGCAGCCGATCAGCTCGGCATAGTCGGATGAATAAAGCAGGATGGTCTTGCCCTGGTCGGCAAGGTCGCGCATCAGCTTGTAGATCTCCTGCTTGGTGCCGACATCGATGCCGCGGGTCGGGTCGTTGAGCAGGATCACGTCCGGATCCGTCATCAGCCATTTGGCGATCACCACCTTCTGCTGGTTTCCGCCCGACAGCGTCGCCACCACATCCTCGGGACTGCTGACCTTGATCTGCAGCTTGGCAATGCCTTCATCAACTGCCTGTTTTGCCTTCCCCGCATTGATGAACGGTCCGTCGGACACACGTTCATAGGAGGCGGCGAGCAGATTGTCGGCAATCGACATCGCCAGCATCAGCCCTTCGGTCTTGCGGTCCTCCGGCACCAGCGCGATGCGCATGGCGGCATTCTTTGCTTCCGCCGGGGACTTTGGCTGAGATGGTGTGTTGCCGATGCTGACCTTGCCGCGCATGCCGCGCAGCACCCCGAACAGGCCGAGCAGAAGTTCCTTCTGTCCCTGACCGTCGAGACCGCCGAGGCCGACAATCTCGCCCTTGCCGATGGTCAGGTTGATGCCCTTGAGCTGGTTTTCCCAGGCAAGATCGTCGATCTCGAGATAATCGGGCTTGTGGCCGGGTGGCGGTTTCGGCGGATAATGCGCCGTCACCTCGCGGCCGATCATCAGACGGACAATCTCGCCCTCCGAATGCGTGCCCTTGGCAAATGTTTCAATATGCTGGCCATTGCGGAACACCGACAGCGTGTCGCAGAGTTTTTCGATCTCGTGCATGCGATGCGAGATGAACAGGCTGGCGACCCCTTGCGCCTTGAGCTCTCCAAGCAATCCGTAGACGGTTTCGACATCGCGGCTGGTAAGTGCGGAGGTGGCTTCATCGAGAATGAGAACTTTTGGATCCTTGCCCAGCGCCTTGGCGATTTCGACCATCTGCCGGCGTGACAGCGACAATTCGCGCACCAGCGCATTGGGGTCGACATCCTCGCATTTGATCCCGGCAAGCAGCTCTTCGGCGCGGCGGTGCTGGGCGCGCTTGTCGATCAGGCCGAACTTGCGCGGCGGCGCCGACAGCGAGATATTGTCGGCCACCGACAGATCCGGCACCAGCGACAGCTCCTGGAAAATGCAGACAACGCCGGCGTCGACGGCCTGGGTCGGATTGGAAAAGCTGACCACATCGCCATTGACGCGCAACGTGCCCGAATCCTGCTGCAGCACACCTGAAATGATCTTGATCAGCGTCGATTTGCCGGCGCCGTTCTCGCCCAGAATGCCGTGAATGGTTCCGCCGAAACAGGCGAAATCGACACCTTCAAGCGCGCGGGTGCCTGAAAAATGCTTCGTTATGCCGGACATCTGCACAATCGGATGGTCTGCGGTCATTGCGTCCGCTTTCTTGGCTGGCGTGGCGCCTTGCCTCGGACCGGAGGCATACAGAGCGCTCTGCAGTGTGGTTCCCGGGCAGGCCGGCAGGGATCTGTGCTCGCCTGAGCGCAGCCGGCCGGACCGGGTCCGTGGAATGTGAAGAGACGGGGCGCCGGAAATTCCGGCGCCCCGAAATTGCAGTGAGATCAGTTCACGTCGGCTTCGGTCTGCGCCATGATCGACGGGCCCGAGATGTTGACGCCGCAGGGCGGAAACTCGTTGACGGTGAAGAAATTGTCCGGCAGGTCGCTCCAGAAATTCACACCATCCTCGAGCTGGCTGTATTCGGTCACCGGCAGCGGCACCGAAATCAGCTGCGGCATGACATTGCCTTCGAGCGCCGAAACGGCGGCTTTCATCGACACAGCAACCAGACCCGGTGACTGACCGATGGAGATCCCGGTCAAGCCGTCACCGGCATGTTTTGCCAGGAGTTTGCGGAAGCCGTTTTCGGATTCGCCCGCCACCGGAACGAAGGGATGTCCGGCATCGATCATCGCCTGGACCACACCGACGGTGCCGCCCTGGGCGATGATGGCGTCGAATTCGCCATGCACCGCGATGGCGTCCGCCACCACCTTCTGCGCTGTGCCGTCATCCCAGTTGCCGACAACCTGGGTCACATTCCAGTCGCCGGCATCGGCTTCCAGAACCTCGTTGATGCCGATCGAGCGATCGCGGTCGACCGAGTTGCCGGCCAGGCCGCGAACTTCGAGAATGTCGCCTGAGGTGACGCCCTTGGCGGCCAGTTCCTTCAGCGTGAATTCCGCCCAGGTGCGGCCCATCAGCAACTGGTCTTCATTGACCTGCATCACCGCATCGGTGTCGAGCACGTTGTCAAACGGCACCAGCACGACATTGTTCTTGTCGGCCAGCCGGATCACCCGGTCAAAGCCGTCGGGCGCTACCGCGATGGTGACGATGGCGTCATAGCCCTGGTTGATGAAATCCTCGATGGCGCCGAGCTGCGCCGGTGCATCGGTGCCGGTCGAGACCACCTTGAATTCGGCAATCTTGTCCTTCATTGAAGGGTCTTCGGCAAAGGCCTTGGCGGTCTTGATCATCTGGATGCGCCAGCCATTGCCGACGAAGCCATTGACCACGGCGATCTTGTAAGGGCCATCCTTGGCCGGCCATTGCATATAGGTCGTATCCGCGCTCCACGGTGCAAAACACTCAGGATTTGCGCCCGGTCCCGATACGACCTCGGGTCCCGCCAGGGACAGGCTCGTCGAGAGCATAAGCCCCATGATGGTTGTTGAAATGACTCTTCCCAGTTTCATGTGAATTCCTCCTCCTTCGGTGCTTTGGCGCACCCTCCCAGATGCCACGGTGCGTGACGATCATCTTGTCGGCCGTGGCGCCTGTGACGCCGCGGCTGCATGCCGGTGATCTCGTGTCCCTTAATTGCCGGGGAGCATCCCCTGTTCGTCTCCGCCTTGCCTGTCCTCGCATTCCAAATGCTAGGTCACGGCTAGCGCTGGCGCGGTTGCAACCGGCAATTCTATTTGTTGGACAATTGAAAGCTACATGCCGCAAGATACGGTGTCAATTGAGAAAAACACTGATCTGCAGGCTAATTCCATTTCTTTTCATCCTACAAATAGAGCGCAGGCGGAGACGCGCCGATCCCTGGTGTGATCGGGTTCAAGCAGAAGAAAAATGCGGACGAGCCGCAGCTCTGTCTTGTCCAAAAGGCACTGTGTTCCGGTGCCGTGAGCGGTCAGTCGCCCAGAAACACGGTGACGATCTGCGGGAAGGCCAGCAGCACGCCAAGAGCCAGCAATTGCAGTCCGATAAAGGGCAGGAAGCCGCGGAAAATGGCGGTCAGGGTGATATGCGCCGGCGCCACCGATTTGAGATAGAACGCCGCCGGTCCGAAGGGTGGCGAGAGGAATGACACCTGCATGTTCATGCAGAACACCACGCCAAACCAGATCGCCACATATTGCGGCTCGATCGATCCGAGAAAGCCGATTTCCTCCACCGGCAGGCGCATGACGATCGGCAGGAACACCGGCATGATCAACAGCACGATGCCGACCCAGTCCATGAACATGCCCATGACCAGAAAGATCAGCATCATCAGCAGGATCACCGCCATGGTCGGCAGTTCGGCATTGATGATCAGATTGGCCACATAGGTGGGTCCGCCAACCAGCGTATAGGCTGCGGCGAGAGCTGCTGCGCCAACCGTGACCCAGATGATCGTGCCGGTTGATTTCATCGTCCGCATCAGCGAATCCCAGACCACGTCAAAGCTCATTTCGCCACGCATCAGCGTGATCACGAAGACGGCGACCACGCCCATGGCGGCGGCCTCGGTGATGCCGGTGATGCCGCCATAGATCGAGCCGAGCACAACGCCAATGACGATGATCGGGGCGACAAGGCCCTTGCCCATGCTCCAGCCGATCAGCGTCCGCTCGCGGCCGAAACCGAACTGCAGCAGTGCTGCTCCGCCAATCAGAATTCCGAACAGATAGGGTAGGTCAGCCACCATGCCGAGCGGGATCGGATCGACCCCTTCAAGGATGGCATTGCCGCCGGTGACGGTCTGAAACAGCGCCCGGATCAGCAAAAGTGCGGTAAAGCCCATCACCATGATGGTGACGAAAGCGCCGAACTGGGCCGATTTTTCGCCGGTCGGCGGGTCGCTGGGATCGGGTTCGGGCAGCGGCGCCTGCTCAGGATGCATCCGCGTGCGCACGATGATGTAG
This window harbors:
- a CDS encoding sugar ABC transporter ATP-binding protein, with the protein product MTADHPIVQMSGITKHFSGTRALEGVDFACFGGTIHGILGENGAGKSTLIKIISGVLQQDSGTLRVNGDVVSFSNPTQAVDAGVVCIFQELSLVPDLSVADNISLSAPPRKFGLIDKRAQHRRAEELLAGIKCEDVDPNALVRELSLSRRQMVEIAKALGKDPKVLILDEATSALTSRDVETVYGLLGELKAQGVASLFISHRMHEIEKLCDTLSVFRNGQHIETFAKGTHSEGEIVRLMIGREVTAHYPPKPPPGHKPDYLEIDDLAWENQLKGINLTIGKGEIVGLGGLDGQGQKELLLGLFGVLRGMRGKVSIGNTPSQPKSPAEAKNAAMRIALVPEDRKTEGLMLAMSIADNLLAASYERVSDGPFINAGKAKQAVDEGIAKLQIKVSSPEDVVATLSGGNQQKVVIAKWLMTDPDVILLNDPTRGIDVGTKQEIYKLMRDLADQGKTILLYSSDYAELIGCCDRVMVMYDGEIVANLSGDAISEEAIVAASLNMGNAVPRTTPGMPHA
- a CDS encoding ABC transporter permease; translation: MHNNRSSLASTIRQNPGFYGAIVMLLVLYLVYNSLHPRGFSAAVLIQNSNESVAIVFLAMAQTVPVLLGGLDLSVGAIMTLTNCVASVVLNGSPLQIIFGMIITLATGTAFGFMNGLIVVYGRLQPIIATLATGAIAVGLALFIRPAPGGNVDDDIGWALTNDLYELVATYGWFDADAAWFAPISWFPVPLLIVIVIAFGVWLPFKRTVTGRTIYAIGSAEGAAYMSGLNLDRAKIAAFTLAGFLPDAPDCICASRPRRAMPTSPRPAPIRSIPSRLSWSVAPRCSEAWAGPSVRW
- a CDS encoding sugar ABC transporter substrate-binding protein is translated as MKLGRVISTTIMGLMLSTSLSLAGPEVVSGPGANPECFAPWSADTTYMQWPAKDGPYKIAVVNGFVGNGWRIQMIKTAKAFAEDPSMKDKIAEFKVVSTGTDAPAQLGAIEDFINQGYDAIVTIAVAPDGFDRVIRLADKNNVVLVPFDNVLDTDAVMQVNEDQLLMGRTWAEFTLKELAAKGVTSGDILEVRGLAGNSVDRDRSIGINEVLEADAGDWNVTQVVGNWDDGTAQKVVADAIAVHGEFDAIIAQGGTVGVVQAMIDAGHPFVPVAGESENGFRKLLAKHAGDGLTGISIGQSPGLVAVSMKAAVSALEGNVMPQLISVPLPVTEYSQLEDGVNFWSDLPDNFFTVNEFPPCGVNISGPSIMAQTEADVN
- a CDS encoding ABC transporter permease → MKLAIPSLKPEDKPILIASAFILAILSVGTAYTLTTQGSAPLLSPGYLLQQLQTGSFLGIVAAGMMVVILLGHIDLSVAWTMTAAAMMATTVGGDLAIPVGIAIGVGVGLVNGFGVAYLRVPSMIFTLGVDSVLRGLMVAHTGGFAPQDSATPLMRTLASSKVLGIPSAIFVWMAISIVIAVMLKRTAFGRQIYVTGNREMASYLSGIRTRRVILGSFVVSGVCAAMAGVMLAGYSARAFQGMGNAFLLPAIAAVVIGGTRILGGQGRYIGTLVGVILIVLLNSVLSIMQMPEAGRQVIYGSVIIGMLLVYGRGSKVHS
- a CDS encoding TRAP transporter large permease, with protein sequence MDIGTLSLLLLIGLFVFLALGMPLGFASATLAGAVLLMKFGPDLLFRDFGRGPFAVLGQAIYRQMTNYVLISIPLFIFMAALLERSGIAKDMYSSLNVWLSRTRGGIAIVTSIMAVIMAAMSGIVGGEVVLLGLIALPQMLRLGYNQDLAIGTICASGSLGTMIPPSIVLIFYGLVTETSIKALFTASFLPGFMLASFFIIYIIVRTRMHPEQAPLPEPDPSDPPTGEKSAQFGAFVTIMVMGFTALLLIRALFQTVTGGNAILEGVDPIPLGMVADLPYLFGILIGGAALLQFGFGRERTLIGWSMGKGLVAPIIVIGVVLGSIYGGITGITEAAAMGVVAVFVITLMRGEMSFDVVWDSLMRTMKSTGTIIWVTVGAAALAAAYTLVGGPTYVANLIINAELPTMAVILLMMLIFLVMGMFMDWVGIVLLIMPVFLPIVMRLPVEEIGFLGSIEPQYVAIWFGVVFCMNMQVSFLSPPFGPAAFYLKSVAPAHITLTAIFRGFLPFIGLQLLALGVLLAFPQIVTVFLGD